One Cicer arietinum cultivar CDC Frontier isolate Library 1 chromosome 8, Cicar.CDCFrontier_v2.0, whole genome shotgun sequence DNA segment encodes these proteins:
- the LOC101489495 gene encoding uncharacterized protein isoform X2 translates to MKLLRKIEGLSVKPDVVMYNTIIDSLCKDKLVIDACDLYFEMIVKKIYPNVVTYSTLIYGFCIVGRLKEAVGMINEMTLKNINPDVYTFSILVDGFCKEGEVKQAKSVLAMMIKEDMKPNVVTYNSLMDGYFLHDEVNKAKYVFHIMIRKGVTPDVRSYNIMINGLCKNKMVDEAMYLFKEIPFKNIAPNTITYSSLIDGLCKSGRISEVWDLLDEMHDRGQPADIITYNSILDALCKNNHVDKAIALLTKIKDQGIQLNMCTYTILVDGLCKSGRLKDAQKVYEDLLIKGYHFDVRMYTVMIKGLCKEGLLDEALSFLSKMEDNGCIPDAVTYDIIIRCLFENNKNDKAVKLLQEMVVRGLM, encoded by the coding sequence ATGAAATTGCTCAGAAAGATTGAAGGGTTATCGGTTAAGCCAGATGTCGTAATGTACAACACAATCATTGATAGTCTGTGCAAGGATAAACTCGTAATTGATGCATgtgatttatattttgaaatgattGTCAAGAAAATTTATCCTAATGTTGTCACTTACAGTACTTTAATATATGGATTTTGCATTGTGGGTCGATTGAAAGAAGCAGTTGGTATGATAAATGAAATGACGTTGAAAAACATCAACCCAGATGTTTATACTTTTAGTATATTGGTCGATGGTTTTTGTAAGGAAGGAGAGGTTAAACAGGCTAAAAGTGTGTTAGCTATGATGATAAAAGAAGATATGAAACCCAATGTTGTTACTTATAATTCTTTAATGGATGGTTATTTCTTACATGATGAAGTAAACAAGGCCAAATATGTATTCCACATCATGATCCGAAAGGGAGTGACTCCTGATGTTCGTAGCTACAATATTATGATTAATGGATTATGTAAGAATAAAATGGTGGATGAAGCCATGTatctttttaaagaaatacCTTTCAAAAATATTGCGCCTAATACTATAACATACAGTTCCCTCATCGACGGACTTTGCAAATCAGGGAGAATCTCTGAAGTTTGGGATCTTTTAGATGAGATGCATGATAGAGGTCAACCTGCTGACATTATCACTTACAATTCCATATTAGATGCTTTGTGCAAAAACAATCATGTTGACAAGGCTATTGCATTATTGACGAAAATCAAAGACCAGGGAATTCAGCTAAATATGTGTACATACACAATACTTGTTGATGGACTATGCAAAAGTGGAAGGCTTAAAGATGCACAAAAGGTTTATGAAGATCTTCTGATTAAGGGATATCATTTTGATGTTAGGATGTATACTGTTATGATTAAAGGGCTTTGTAAAGAGGGCTTACTTGATGAAGCATTATCCTTTCTATCAAAAATGGAAGACAATGGTTGCATTCCTGACGCTGTAACTTACGACATTATCATTCGTTGTTTGTTTGAAAACAACAAGAATGATAAGGCAGTAAAACTTCTTCAAGAAATGGTTGTTAGAGGTCTAATGTAA
- the LOC101489495 gene encoding uncharacterized protein isoform X1 has product MKALHFHDDVIAKGFHLNQVSYGTLINGLCKIGETRAAMKLLRKIEGLSVKPDVVMYNTIIDSLCKDKLVIDACDLYFEMIVKKIYPNVVTYSTLIYGFCIVGRLKEAVGMINEMTLKNINPDVYTFSILVDGFCKEGEVKQAKSVLAMMIKEDMKPNVVTYNSLMDGYFLHDEVNKAKYVFHIMIRKGVTPDVRSYNIMINGLCKNKMVDEAMYLFKEIPFKNIAPNTITYSSLIDGLCKSGRISEVWDLLDEMHDRGQPADIITYNSILDALCKNNHVDKAIALLTKIKDQGIQLNMCTYTILVDGLCKSGRLKDAQKVYEDLLIKGYHFDVRMYTVMIKGLCKEGLLDEALSFLSKMEDNGCIPDAVTYDIIIRCLFENNKNDKAVKLLQEMVVRGLM; this is encoded by the coding sequence ATGAAAGCATTGCACTTTCATGATGATGTTATTGCTAAGGGATTTCACCTTAATCAAGTTAGTTATGGGACCTTGATCAACGGATTATGTAAAATAGGTGAAACAAGAGCTGCCATGAAATTGCTCAGAAAGATTGAAGGGTTATCGGTTAAGCCAGATGTCGTAATGTACAACACAATCATTGATAGTCTGTGCAAGGATAAACTCGTAATTGATGCATgtgatttatattttgaaatgattGTCAAGAAAATTTATCCTAATGTTGTCACTTACAGTACTTTAATATATGGATTTTGCATTGTGGGTCGATTGAAAGAAGCAGTTGGTATGATAAATGAAATGACGTTGAAAAACATCAACCCAGATGTTTATACTTTTAGTATATTGGTCGATGGTTTTTGTAAGGAAGGAGAGGTTAAACAGGCTAAAAGTGTGTTAGCTATGATGATAAAAGAAGATATGAAACCCAATGTTGTTACTTATAATTCTTTAATGGATGGTTATTTCTTACATGATGAAGTAAACAAGGCCAAATATGTATTCCACATCATGATCCGAAAGGGAGTGACTCCTGATGTTCGTAGCTACAATATTATGATTAATGGATTATGTAAGAATAAAATGGTGGATGAAGCCATGTatctttttaaagaaatacCTTTCAAAAATATTGCGCCTAATACTATAACATACAGTTCCCTCATCGACGGACTTTGCAAATCAGGGAGAATCTCTGAAGTTTGGGATCTTTTAGATGAGATGCATGATAGAGGTCAACCTGCTGACATTATCACTTACAATTCCATATTAGATGCTTTGTGCAAAAACAATCATGTTGACAAGGCTATTGCATTATTGACGAAAATCAAAGACCAGGGAATTCAGCTAAATATGTGTACATACACAATACTTGTTGATGGACTATGCAAAAGTGGAAGGCTTAAAGATGCACAAAAGGTTTATGAAGATCTTCTGATTAAGGGATATCATTTTGATGTTAGGATGTATACTGTTATGATTAAAGGGCTTTGTAAAGAGGGCTTACTTGATGAAGCATTATCCTTTCTATCAAAAATGGAAGACAATGGTTGCATTCCTGACGCTGTAACTTACGACATTATCATTCGTTGTTTGTTTGAAAACAACAAGAATGATAAGGCAGTAAAACTTCTTCAAGAAATGGTTGTTAGAGGTCTAATGTAA
- the LOC101490019 gene encoding uncharacterized GPI-anchored protein At4g28100-like: protein MSLSITLFLYILFFPSFMSCQHDPNKTSTLKPILPTQSSHPTTLTIPSFQDQSFVKGCPLSLSNDLFDGIKSACSSTKDEFHRRHCCPVLAAWLYSSYSSIALGELGHSLSWSSSSDLPLVPDDSETCVNGLEKALKLRGIEMIKPNESCDLVYCYCGIRLHPFSCSDAFSVTKSGELVGDESVRMLEKNCLISSKTFKGFSGLEGCSKCLNNLYLLNKKTSNSSKIEDRTTKIHNKDCELMGLTWLLSKNRTAYIHTVSDVLRALLWSTNGSKPKSCTLNSDGMPLAVDSSEIYYHSSSLNLQPTMSLSLLLLICLVLCMHVIVLIS from the exons ATGTCATTATCAATTACCCTTTTCCTCTATATTCTCTTCTTCCCTTCCTTTATGAGTTGCCAACATGATCCTAACAAAACATCAACCTTAAAGCCTATTCTCCCAACACAATCATCTCATCCAACAACATTAACAATCCCTTCATTCCAAGATCAATCTTTTGTTAAAGGGTGTCCTTTATCCCTCTCAAATGATCTCTTTGATGGCATAAAAAGTGCATGTAGTTCAACAAAAGACGAATTCCATCGTCGTCATTGTTGTCCTGTTCTTGCAGCATGGTTGTACTCTTCTTACTCTTCCATTGCCCTTGGAGAGTTAGGACATAGTTTGTCGTGGTCGTCGTCGTCTGACTTGCCTTTGGTGCCGGATGACTCAGAAACATGTGTGAATGGTTTGGAAAAGGCATTGAAATTGAGAGGAATTGagatgattaagccaaatgAGAGTTGTGATTTAGTTTACTGTTATTGTGGAATTAGGCTGCACCCTTTTAGCTGTTCTGATGCATTTTCTGTTACTAAAAGTGGAGAACTTGTTGGTGATGAAAGTGTGAGAATGttggaaaaaaattgtttgattaGTAGCAAAACTTTCAAGGGATTTTCAGGTCTTGAAGGGTGTTCTAAGTGCTTGAATAATCTCTATTTG CTTAACAAAAAGACTTCAAATTCAAGCAAAATTGAAGATAGGACCACAAAGATTCACAACAAAGATTGTGAATTAATGGGTTTGACATGGCTTCTATCGAAGAATCGGACGGCTTATATTCACACGGTTTCTGACGTTCTTCGCGCTTTATTGTGGAGCACCAATGGCTCTAAACCAAAATCATGCACTCTAAATAGTGATGGAATGCCTCTAGCTGTTGATTCATCTGAAATTTATTATCATTCTTCATCACTCAACCTTCAACCAACTATGTctctttctttgttattattaatttgtttggtACTATGTATGCATGTTATTGTGCTAATCTCGTAA
- the LOC140918978 gene encoding uncharacterized protein — MINELCKNKMVDEAMNLFKEIRLKNMAPNTITYSCLIDGLCKSGRISEVWDLLDEMHDRGQPANVITYSSILDALCKNNHVDKAIALLTKIKDRGIQLNMCTYTILVNGLCKSGRLKDAQKVYEDLLMKGYRLDVRIYTIMIQGLCKEGLLVEALSLLSKMEDNGCIPNVVTYDIIIRCLFEKNQNDKAVKLLQEMVVRGLM, encoded by the coding sequence ATGATTAATGAATTATGTAAGAATAAAATGGTGGACGAAGCCATGaatctttttaaagaaatacGTTTAAAAAATATGGCGCCTAATACTATAACATACAGTTGCCTCATTGATGGACTTTGCAAATCAGGGAGAATCTCTGAAGTTTGGGATCTTTTAGATGAGATGCATGATAGAGGTCAACCTGCTAACGTGATCACTTACAGTTCCATATTAGATGCTTTGTGCAAAAACAATCATGTTGACAAGGCAATTGCATTATTGACGAAAATCAAAGACAGGGGAATTCAGCTAAATATGTGTACATACACAATACTTGTTAATGGACTATGCAAAAGTGGAAGACTTAAAGATGCACAAAAGGTTTATGAAGATCTTCTGATGAAAGGCTATCGTTTGGATGTTAGGATCTATACTATTATGATTCAAGGGCTTTGTAAAGAGGGCTTACTTGTTGAAGCATTATCCTTGCTATCAAAAATGGAAGACAATGGTTGCATTCCTAATGTTGTAACTTACGATATTATCATTCgttgtttgtttgaaaaaaaccAGAATGATAAGGCAGTAAAACTTCTTCAAGAAATGGTTGTGAGGGGTCTAATGTAA